A single region of the Sciurus carolinensis chromosome 16, mSciCar1.2, whole genome shotgun sequence genome encodes:
- the LOC124966176 gene encoding sialic acid-binding Ig-like lectin 9 codes for MTMEHVLPGSEARLEPRLGAQEPSASRMLWLWLSLLWAVECACGEGLWRMPHDAPRTPWGCNAKDPSYGLDALPSVTVQQGLCVLVPCNFSYPNSGPGNVSGYWFHEWADTDHDSPVATNDPVRSVQEETQGRFLLLGDPTTKDCSLSIRDARNSDTGSYFFRMEKDNVKWNYCANRVSVNVTALTHSPDILLPGTLESGRPSNLNCSVPWACEQGTSPTFSWEGTSVSSLGASIIHSSVLTLTPRPQDDGTYLTCRVTFPAAGVTTERTIQLNVTWKSRPVAQEVLGAIGVLAVKMVLLGLCLVLLRVRSCRKRAARPARPARGVERGDAVTG; via the exons ATGACTATGGAACACGTGCTGCCAGGAAGTGAAGCCAGATTGGAGCCCCGGCTGG GAGCCCAGGAGCCCTCTGCCTCCAGGatgctgtggctgtggctgtcCCTGCTGTGGGCAGTGGAGTGCGCCTGTGGAGAGGGGCTGTGGAGGATGCCCCATGACGCCCCTCGGACTCCCTGGGGGTGCAATGCTAAGGATCCGAGCTATGGGCTGGATGCATTGCCGTCCGTGACGGTGCAGCAGGGTCTGTGTGTGCTGGTGCCCTGCAACTTCTCCTACCCCAACTCAGGGCCTGGCAATGTCTCTGGCTACTGGTTCCATGAATGGGCTGATACAGACCACGACTCTCCAGTGGCCACAAATGACCCTGTTCGGAGTGTGCAGGAGGAGACCCAGGGCCGCTTCCTCCTCCTTGGGGACCCAACAACCAAGGACTGCTCCCTGAGCATCAGAGACGCACGGAACAGCGACACCGGGTCGTACTTCTTTCGGATGGAGAAAGACAATGTGAAGTGGAATTACTGTGCAAACCGAGTCTCAGTGAACGTCACAG CCCTGACCCACAGCCCCGACAtcctcctccctgggaccctGGAGTCTGGCCGTCCCAGCAACCTGAactgctctgtgccctgggccTGTGAGCAGGGGACGTCCCCCACCTTCTCCTGGGAGGGGACCTCTGTGTCCTCCCTGGGTGCCAGCATCATCCACTCCTCAGTGCTCACGCTCACCCCGCGGCCACAGGACGACGGCACCTACCTCACCTGTCGGGTGACGTTCCCTGCAGCTGGTGTGACCACAGAGAGAACCATTCAGCTCAATGTCACCT GGAAGTCGAGGCCCGTGGCCCAGGAGGTCCTGGGGGCCATCGGGGTGCTGGCTGTCAAGATGGTGCTCCTCGGCCTCTGCCTGGTCTTGCTCAG AGTGAGGTCCTGCAGGAAGAGGGCAGCGAGGCCAGCGAGGCCAGCGAGGGGTGTGGAGCGTGGAGACGCTGTCACGGGTTAG
- the LOC124967297 gene encoding sialic acid-binding Ig-like lectin 9 isoform X2: MLLLLLLLPLLRASERVEAGRDYPLLVQSPVTVQEGLCVHVPCRFFSSQKSSTAPARGYWFPKGVKHRDAPVATNDPSREVREETRDRFQLLGDPGTDNCTLSIRDARKTDTGWYFFRVERKNFMYSYNKHHQVSVNVTALTHSPDILLPGTLEAGRPSNLTCSVPWACEQGTPPTFSWEGTSVSSLGTSITHSSVLTLTPRPQDHGTNLTCQVTFPAAGVTTERTIQLNVTWKSRPVAQEVLGAIGVLAVKMELLGLCLVLLRVRSSRKRAARPGRPARGVERGDAVTG; the protein is encoded by the exons atgctgctgctgctgctgctgctgcccctgctgcggGCGAGTGAGCGGGTGGAGGCCGGGAGGGATTACCCCCTGCTGGTGCAGAGTCCAGTGACTGTGCAGGAGGGCCTGTGTGTCCATGTGCCCTGCCGATTCTTCTCCTCCCAGAAGAGTAGCACGGCCCCAGCTCGCGGCTACTGGTTCCCGAAAGGGGTCAAACACAGGGATGCTCCTGTGGCCACGAATGACCCCAGCAGGGAAGTGCGGGAGGAGACCCGGGACCGATTCCAACTCCTCGGGGACCCGGGAACCGACAACTGCACCCTGAGCATCAGAGACGCCAGGAAGACGGACACAGGGTGGTACTTCTTTCGGGTGGAGAGAAAAAACTTTATGTACAGTTACAATAAGCACCACCAGGTCTCAGTGAACGTCACAG CCCTGACCCACAGCCCCGACAtcctcctccctgggaccctGGAGGCTGGCCGTCCCAGCAACCTgacctgctctgtgccctgggccTGTGAGCAGGGGACGCCCCCCACCTTCTCCTGGGAGGGGACCTCTGTGTCCTCCCTGGGCACCAGCATCACCCACTCCTCGGTGCTCACACTCACCCCGCGGCCACAGGACCACGGCACCAACCTCACCTGCCAG GTGACGTTCCCTGCAGCTGGTGTGACCACAGAGAGAACCATCCAGCTCAATGTCACCT GGAAGTCGAGGCCCGTGGCCCAGGAGGTCCTGGGGGCCATCGGGGTGCTGGCTGTCAAGATGGAGCTCCTCGGCCTCTGCCTGGTCTTGCTCAG AGTGAGGTCCAGCAGGAAGAGGGCAGCGAGGCCAGGGAGGCCAGCGAGGGGCGTGGAGCGTGGAGACGCTGTCACGGGTTAG
- the LOC124967297 gene encoding sialic acid-binding Ig-like lectin 7 isoform X1 — translation MLLLLLLLPLLRASERVEAGRDYPLLVQSPVTVQEGLCVHVPCRFFSSQKSSTAPARGYWFPKGVKHRDAPVATNDPSREVREETRDRFQLLGDPGTDNCTLSIRDARKTDTGWYFFRVERKNFMYSYNKHHQVSVNVTALTHSPDILLPGTLEAGRPSNLTCSVPWACEQGTPPTFSWEGTSVSSLGTSITHSSVLTLTPRPQDHGTNLTCQVTLPGAQVTRMKTVHLNISYSPQNLTVIVSPGAGPASTTLENGSSLSVLEGQSLRLLCVVDSHPPARLSWSWGNLTLHPSQTLDPGVLELSPSHLRGEGEFTCRAQNALGSQHISLSLSLQRKSRPVAQEVLGAIGVLAVKMVLLGLCLVLLRVRSCRKRAARPGRPARGVERGDAVTG, via the exons atgctgctgctgctgctgctgctgcccctgctgcggGCGAGTGAGCGGGTGGAGGCCGGGAGGGATTACCCCCTGCTGGTGCAGAGTCCAGTGACTGTGCAGGAGGGCCTGTGTGTCCATGTGCCCTGCCGATTCTTCTCCTCCCAGAAGAGTAGCACGGCCCCAGCTCGCGGCTACTGGTTCCCGAAAGGGGTCAAACACAGGGATGCTCCTGTGGCCACGAATGACCCCAGCAGGGAAGTGCGGGAGGAGACCCGGGACCGATTCCAACTCCTCGGGGACCCGGGAACCGACAACTGCACCCTGAGCATCAGAGACGCCAGGAAGACGGACACAGGGTGGTACTTCTTTCGGGTGGAGAGAAAAAACTTTATGTACAGTTACAATAAGCACCACCAGGTCTCAGTGAACGTCACAG CCCTGACCCACAGCCCCGACAtcctcctccctgggaccctGGAGGCTGGCCGTCCCAGCAACCTgacctgctctgtgccctgggccTGTGAGCAGGGGACGCCCCCCACCTTCTCCTGGGAGGGGACCTCTGTGTCCTCCCTGGGCACCAGCATCACCCACTCCTCGGTGCTCACACTCACCCCGCGGCCACAGGACCACGGCACCAACCTCACCTGCCAGGTGACCCTGCCTGGGGCTCAGGTGACCAGAATGAAGACCGTCCACCTCAACATCTCAT ACTCTCCACAGAACCTGACTGTCATTGTGTCCCCAGGAGCTGGCCCAG CATCCACAACCCTGGAGAATGGCTCATCTCTTTCGGTCCTGGAGGGTCAATCTCTGCGTCTGCTCTGTGTCGTCGACAGTCATCCCCCTGCCAGGCTGAGCTGGTCCTGGGGGAACCTGACTCTGCATCCCTCGCAGACCTTGGACCCTGGGGTGCTGGAGCTGTCCCCATCCCACCTCAGGGGTGAGGGAGAATTCACCTGCCGCGCTCAGAACGCTCTGGGCTCCCAGCACATCTCCCTGAGCCTGTCGCTGCAGA GGAAGTCGAGGCCCGTGGCCCAGGAGGTCCTGGGGGCCATCGGGGTGCTGGCTGTCAAGATGGTGCTCCTCGGCCTCTGCCTGGTCTTGCTCAG AGTGAGGTCCTGCAGGAAGAGGGCAGCGAGGCCAGGGAGGCCAGCGAGGGGCGTGGAGCGTGGAGACGCTGTCACGGGTTAG